ATACTTAACCAATTCTCTTTTTGAAatctatatttttgttaaatataattataattgataaatatatattttaaatataaaaaaagtatatttatgtattacaAGAATGTGAAAAAGCGGCACAGTGCTCATTATGAGAGTTAAATCGTCGAttcaatttttgtgaccacGTTGCCAAACTTACTGTTGTTACTGTaagaaataattcattatagcATTATAATTTGGCAACGTCGCAGTTCCTTTAGCATGGGCGGCACAGTGCTCGCCACGCGATGAAAATCGTCGGGCGAGTGGACGCGAGTAACGAAAGGTTAATCAGCGCGAGCATCGTATTCGGATGATTGTAGcaggaaattttttgcgcTCATATATTTGTTACCACAGCTTTCAGCttttgtaactgttgactacaaaTTGTTGACAACTTTCCCAGAAAGTTGgtgacaatctactgccgcaacatgtcgccaactttctgagaaaattgaaggcaactTTATGTCAACTAATGGATGACAACTTTTGCCACCAagtttctcagaaagttgctgtcaacttatggaaatacCACTTTTTGGGGCCAACTTGGCTTCAAACTGCTGCAGAACGTTGTCACCAGCCTGCTGCCAACTCAACTATCAGGGTGTCTTCCATTATATCtcccattaaatatttatgaaccATAGGTACTAAGAACACCTGTATCGCCTATTCGAAACTTGTCatgcaaatataaaaatatagagGAAGTTTTACATATTCTGAGTTCTGGAAATTGGATTAGGTTCCGCACTGGATAAATTGGGACGTTCGTGGAAGAGAATCAGATAAAGAATTTGGTGAAATAATTCGACTGTGATGTCTCAAGAAAAACACCCGGTttatattcaatataaattcttatatattttatttatttaacttgacatatcatgatcatagtcatctTCATCAGAAGTAACATCTGAATCCTCAGCTTGCGCAATGCATTTGTCGCATtgacaaacaaataaatacaaggaacttagtaatttttgtcgtGAATGTCTACTGCGCTCTAATTCACATTCATCTAAATATCCAATACAAATTTCTTCTTCAGGCTGAATATCACGAGTCGCTTTTATTCTCAAAGTACTATTAGAGTAAGGGAATTCAACAACGGCATTTGGTGAGCAGCTATGATTGAGAGTTGACTGAAGTGCGTATAAACCAGATCCCTCATTATTCAGAAAAGTTCCTACCACTagtaacaaaattattattacactgaACATGTAATCTATTTtcctaaaatatttaactaccTTCGTCCATGTCATCGTAAATCTGATCGACAAACTTATCGATTTGAATCCTTCGATCATCGGGTAATTCAAGAGCTGATACATTTTTCACCCATCTACTAAATGCGCTTGTACCAATACCTTGACCATTTGTGCCTACTAGTGCTAATAAACTCCTAAAACCTTCAGGTGTGAACCACTGAAATCAAAACCTAGTTAGTGAATTAATTAAGACAATTATATTTGTAcgaatttaaatcaaatggataaaatttactactaataaataaagagTCTAATTTTTGAATGCATTGAAATTTACgaaattcagagaaaaaagttaaagaagTTTTACCCTACCAAAAAAATCATATGGGAATACAACCTAGATTCTTATGTCGGTTCCCACACGACATTTTCGGATGGTTTCCTATGGGAATCTTGCATAGAATTAATTACGCGTATCAATAGACGATAGACATAGAAATCCAGACTTCccggattttataaaaattacttaattattgaCATCCCAACAAGAGATTGGACTTCGGGTGTCGTCGGTTTTTACTCCCACTCTGGATGTTTTATGTGCTAAATGTTCTCCCACTTTTCTGAACGCATGCGATGTACATAAATGCTCGGTAGTGGGCGCAATTTCCGAGGTCTATTCTCTTACTGGGACTACAATAGAAACCCGAATTCCTAAATAAATTTCCCACAAAGAAATTCAGAAGTCCATTTTTCTAGACGGGAATCCAGATATCTACAGTTTTCTATGTGGGTTTCTTACATGGGAATCCAGATACTAAGTTTCCCATATGAAGTTCCTACATGGGAATTGAGACGGCCAGTTTCCTATGCGGATTTcctatatgggaatccagatatccatttttttataactccaTACTTCTCTATATGAATTTCTATGGATTTCCATGCAATCCCACAAGAATTTTTGTGATAGGGTAGTGACAAATCCATCATACTTTGTTCAttgaaaacattttaaaagaaattatcaaccaattatttttcgataatctAAAAGTTACAGCGACCGATTCTAAAATATTCCCAAAGCTAAATcgtatttcaaataattgtgTTCATTGATAGTTCACACGATCACtcgattataaaatttttctttttatactgGTCTCTGCTTCTCCTTgatacgaaaattttaaatgttcgaagtcaaaaaatttatgaaaacgaTTTCGTGTTTCTTTATCCCCACAGTAGAtttcaagataaaaaaaaatttggctaTACTTTTCTCATCCCTATTTTTATCTCATGTTTTTTGGTTTaatttacaacttttttttctacaacctGAGTTTTTGGAAAGATTCTACCGACAACTATTTGAAATATACATGAAAATACAACTTGTTTTCAGTTAATCTTCAGTATCACAATTCGTTTTACTctcagtattaaaaaaaaaaaaaaattataaataaaaaacataccTGGGGAACGTTCTCTTTACTAAACGTCTGCTCCATCAATTGTCTCAGCACATCAATTTGCCCAATGAATTTTTCTCCAAGTAAATTGTGTGCTATTTCATGGACCTCATTAACTGTCTTGTGacagaaattattaaaaacagaTAAAACACTCGATTTATCTTCAGCTTGATTGACATAAGCTACCATTCTTGCCAAGAGCATGATTGTAGCAGTTTCCGGTGGGTAATGCATTTGTTTCCAggtttcttttaatttttccagcGGATGGGCTTCACATTTTTCACGCGTTTGACTGCATAAGATTCTGTGGTATTTACCAAGTGCTTCGTTCAAACAATCAGGGCTGCAATACTTGCTACCACAAGCTGGACATTCAACTATTGactctttttttatctcacagCATTCTGGATGCGGtaaaatcaaatcattttttccagTCAACCGGCGCGCGTTTTCTTCTGCATTTTCTAGGGGATACATACAGTTGTCACATGCCAAGTAACCGTAATCAGAATTCCATGAAAATTGACAACAAACTACTGGTTTTTCTTCGAATATTATGTCGTCTTCTTTGAAAGCCCGCAAAGCAAAAATTCCTTTAccctaaaattaaaaataatttttttggttaattttttatttaatgactgAGTGCAGCTGACAGTTggcagtttttaaatttttaaataaattaataataagaataagaatttaaaaatacgaatttagaaaattttaaaatcagtacgcgcatttttcaaaatttaattactggaatttatttatttatttaaaatttataaattgttgcGAGTGACAGTcacttgttttatttaatgtatttgttgtagaatttttaaacaacGCACTTTCTCTTTATTTATGATGCGGACTTGAAAACTTTCGTTATTCATTATCgaaagatacaaatttttttttgttattggttcgattgttaatttatttaaaagaattaataaacaaatgattgaattatttcaaattgttaaaaattgcAACGTGAAAATTAACCTTGCGTTGAATATTATAGAGCGTCGACACAAAGGACTGACAttccttttaaaatattacagtAGTGCCatctatatttaaattttcacacttgtaaatattttgctgCAGCGATTTATGACCGTCAGAAGatttaagttttgaataaaagaAATTGTCTGATAAGAAACGCAATGGCCGCCATTTTGTGTTTCGGTTACATGACCGTCTTGTTTGtgctttttgaaaaaacaaaaacttatTGATGCTAAAATGACTGTCGCGTTCTAAACGGTCATGAATTTCTTTATTTGCatataatagaattttttactaaaaataattcaattaattgttGCTAAAATCACGATCACATTTTAAatgattacaaattttgacaTTTGCATTAAATTAGATGCTTGtgtcaaaatttatcattaaaaattagttagtaaaaagtagaaaaaaaaatgtattagaGGTTGGTTTAATATTATCCCAAGTGGCCAAATGTTAACTTTTTCGTATCgaaaaagttaacaaaaaaaatgttaacatttatattgagatgtaaaaaggcaaatttttatcaacaaatatcactactaatgTCCAGcaaaatgttaacttttttctGTCTCAAAAAGATAACTTTTTGGTAACAAATTGTTAACTATTTATTGACATTTTCATAACTTAATGTTGacatttttcaactttttgttaacAAATCACAATGTGTTTTTGGTTACCAAAAACATAACAAATTGTTAACTTTTTATTGGTAACAAGTTGATGGAAAAAAGTTgactttaatttaacaaatcagtcttattttagttgatttaatgttaacaattttaaggATCATTAGAGGTTAGGGGTAGTATAAACcgcgggaaatttgaaaatttacaaataaacaaacataaattctaaaaatattctatcatgaaatgaaatatttattttttcttgtttatatacatatattaaacaagaaaaaataaatatttcatttcatgatagaatatttttagaattgtgtttatatttatttgtaaattgtaATCACTCGCAGTTTATTGTGacaaatatacaattttttataattggaatgcttaaatttattaacaatttcttTACAACATTCATaggttttatattaataacaataatagtaataataattgtgagcTTAATATCAAGACTAGTTGTTGTGACTAGCGCACTGGTGACACTAacttatagttttatttttatctgataAGCTTACTTTTATGTTTTGAGATCATTAATTTAGGCTTAGAGAACAGAAAACTCTttatactattaaaaaaaagttttttgaaaacaacTTGTAAATATAAAGATCGTAACTACAAATTATTTGGCAACTTTTTGCTTTTTGACAGAACCATTTGTAGGATCGGTATTCTTATTGGCTCGGTCACTACCGCGTTGAAACCAGGCTTTCATTTGATGTTCAACATCAGGTTTTGTAACGTTCAAAGtgcttaataaaatttctaaaaaagaaaaaaaacgaagaaaaattaatgaacataataatttaaatacagcATTTATTTATAGCTTGTTtggttgtaaattattttactttgacAGTAGAAAGATCAATCAAAGGCTTCAAAAAGCAAGTTATTGCTAGAACTTGAAGAGTAGATACcttgcttaaaaaatctcatagaatccaatagattctcatgAATTCCTagagagattttataagaataaatttgttctatgagaagtgctatagttaagtatagggccttatacTTACAGCtatgagaatctatcggattttttaagcaggatAGTTAATcttacaatattatttatcgcTCTATTACCACTAATAATTTCTACGAAGAAACATGCTGAGATTTTAATCTCACTGTGTAATCCGGACCATGTCACTTGTTTTGCCAACTCATCAGAAATGAATGATTCCAATGCAAAACGAGTGGCTTTTTGTACATTGCGACCACCAGCTTTCCGTATCATGTCTttctgtaatatttttatgatagttattcaaaaattatgaaatatcaacAGCTAATTAGTACTTACAAATTCATTTTGCATAGAAACATTGTTCTTGAGACTATGATTGAAGTTTGCGTAAAAGTTCGTCAGTCGCTTCACGTGTGATTTTATGTTTAACATGCCACTCTTTTATGAACTCAGTAAGAATCGAATCATTATCACCACTAGCAACTTGATTGTTCACATGGAAATTAAGTAACTAATACTCTGATCGGGTTACTGGTTGATCAAAAAAGTTAAGCCCATCAATCAATGGCAAAGGCTCATCATTAGCTTGATCGACAGCTCCTGAAAAACGGCTAGGATCATCTGAAACGTCTGAATCGCGGCTACTGTTATCGTCGTCATGGTCGTTGtcgttattgttattgttgtaaatattaatgttagtgttattattattattattatttaagttagATAACAAATATTCCAGTGCAAGTATTTGTTGCGTACGTCGTTTTAGTTGTCGTGGTCCAAGCAAATCAAGCGGTTTTCGTATCCGCTGTCGAAAATTTTccatacttatatataaaattttaccttttATGAACCGTTGAGTATTGTTAATCAATagctataaattatattataaattatttcacagTAATTAAAAGACAAAATAATATTAGGTTATGTTGTTCACATCACACTCGagcgtttatatatatatatatatatccgaAATGGCGGCTTGTACAGCGTTTACCGCCTTTTTTGTGGTTGAAAACATCTAAATGTCAACAAATTGATAACAAAATGAAATACTATAATATTAGCAAAATGTTAACCCAAAATTGTTAGTAAAATGTTAACAATAAAATGCTATCTTTTGAATAATACTAAAAAGTCAACATATATGTAACATTTTAGCGATGataaattatcaacattaaattggtaacttttatttatctctAAAAAGTCACCATTTATAACTACATTTTATGGTAACATTTTGCTAacattttcatattatattttgttaacatttttatgttaactttaagacaacttttaaaagttatctTTTTCAAAAGTACTTTTTGTTACCATTTTGATAACATTTAGAAATAGCAAAAAGTTGACTTGGAATAGATAACTAAAAGCCAACAAAAAGCTGAGCTGGCCACTTGGGAttctgaaattagccgacgtctaatagtttttgtttttttttaaaacgataagttataaaaaaaaatatttgaaaaaattgcacttacagtttttaaaattttctatatgtgcatatttttggttgttttttttctggtaAACAATTtgctagaaaaaaatttgaaaatttttaattgtttgctaACTACAGAATCATTTTGTAGTCtcgtgaaaaatatttagtaagctgacatctaataatttttgaattgttttaaaagtaataaattataaaaaaaaaaaaaagtatttaaaaaatcccgCCCGAaactttcattattttctacatatacacatttttaattttattcttttttttgaattcatttgTTGaaacgaaattcaaaaattgtcaattgtttgctaacttcaggatcacttaaaaaactggccctaattgattcattgaaaaaaaaaattctaaaacttATACTTGTCTACAAAATTCAgaataatatatcatatattcatacatacattttttccTCGACCAAGctgttaatttttctttttaattcactttCCACCAGCagcgttttatatttttgaaattttctatttcccattttCTTACGCGCTTGCCTCAACTCTGCAACCCTCCGCTTAAAACTAACCACTTAAAACTAACCAGTACCTTGTAAGTAACTTTTCCCTAGACAGACCCTAGTCACCAAAAGTCCCTAGTAGACATCCTATAGTATACGTAAAGGCTACAGTTCGTTTTGTTTCAAACGACTTCCGTAGACTTCCGCAAAGAACCAACAAATTTTGTCCTAATAGTCGCTGTCGCTGTTTGTCGCTTTCCCAGTTCAGACATTAACCATCAGACATTTTTCGTTCAATACAATTGTAACCGGCTACTGTGTGTTATTTTATCGtgatatcattaattataaatattaattaactaataactaatattattatattttttagtgatttattTGTAACTTTCTGTATAAAATGAATGGCACAATGGCAATGGTAagtctcaaaaaaattacattattatgCCGCCatttctctatatatatatatatatacatatacatttctgtgtgtacatatatgtatatatatgtatatatggtTAAATTTCacttaattattgattttactccaattgattaaaattaattgtaaggcataaaaaaatttaaaaaatttaaaaattaacactagaatttaaaattttctaggcTTCTTCAAATCAAAATATCTCGGAGCCACCAATGAAGAAAGCTCGTATAGAAGGTATTTTGCCAGcatataaatattactattaatttaagttagagtaaaaaaatcaaagcaaTTGATCTGTGACATTACGCATTACAGTgcgtagtaaaaaaaattttttttttataagaataagTATAATTTAGTTAGGGAGCAAACGAGGAATTTgttaaatgaaaaagtaaattaaacattaatatgGTTGCAGTTACtgcaaatataataataataataataggctaattgttataaaaggtatagaaaataaaaaggaattaAGATGGCcgtaaataaaactaatgtaTGGTTATCCTTCTGTTCTGAGATGTTACAGCAGGGAGACAGTACAGAATCTGTGGCCTTCATCTGAGCTGTGATCATGAGCGTGCGCCAAACGAATGAAACTGAAACGCTACAATTCGAACTGAAATGAATATGAGTTTATTACGAACTCCTACTGACACAGCAGTTTTATATCGAGTACCAAAAATTAGCTcgatttatttactttagatAGGTCAGCATTTAGGGTAGTCAATCCTACAGATTCACTTCtgattataaatttctatttacttcTTCCTTAACTTTTGTACTCGGTGATAATATCCAGCTAAAATAATCCagacaaaaatatcaaaagtaAATAACCACGTGGTAGAATCGAGATCACGACAACTGACTTTAAATTTTCACCTAAAATTGCTGAAAAAAAACGGCCCGTATACTTTTGTGTTATCAGTTAgacagaataattttaaattatattattgttattaattaagtagtttgaATCGTAGGTATGTGGACTAAAGAAAAACTTTTAGATGTTGGGTTGTACCAATGTAAGACGTTTCGTCTATTTATTTAGCCGTTATCAAGtactgcactgaaaaaaaaaaattgctatcCTCGATATATtctcttgagtcaagaaaatcacTTCTTCAAGGCGCCCGCCTTTAACTATACTTAGACATACTGGTatacttttcaaaataaatagcgTTTAATATTTTAGCCATAATTTACAAACACAATTTATGTCCAAAATCCAAAACTCGTGATAAATTCTTAATGATATTGTTCACCTAATTAAAGCACAAAATTCTATGCGtattcaaagaattttttctcaacaCATATCATTTGTTACAACAGCAACTTCACTTTACTTACCACAACAAATGTCACTTCGTTGCGTTAACCAAGATAGTTTTGCTATCATAACAAATAGCTGcgtaatgattataattaatatcacacaaaaaagttgattaaaagtttttctttAGTCCACATACCTACGATTCAAACTACTTAATGAATGATAAATAAGTACACGACACCGAATAAcgattgttattaattatcgtAGTATGGGAAGTGAGTATGAGGTCTATTTGAGGATCGCAATTTAATTGcgggattttaaaaattaaaatttacgagCAATGGTATATTATTTACCAGTGAAgaataatatataagtattcAGGTCCAAAAGTAACT
The DNA window shown above is from Microplitis mediator isolate UGA2020A chromosome 1, iyMicMedi2.1, whole genome shotgun sequence and carries:
- the LOC130672096 gene encoding histone-lysine N-trimethyltransferase SMYD5, translated to MNNESFQVRIINKEKGKGIFALRAFKEDDIIFEEKPVVCCQFSWNSDYGYLACDNCMYPLENAEENARRLTGKNDLILPHPECCEIKKESIVECPACGSKYCSPDCLNEALGKYHRILCSQTREKCEAHPLEKLKETWKQMHYPPETATIMLLARMVAYVNQAEDKSSVLSVFNNFCHKTVNEVHEIAHNLLGEKFIGQIDVLRQLMEQTFSKENVPQWFTPEGFRSLLALVGTNGQGIGTSAFSRWVKNVSALELPDDRRIQIDKFVDQIYDDMDEVVGTFLNNEGSGLYALQSTLNHSCSPNAVVEFPYSNSTLRIKATRDIQPEEEICIGYLDECELERSRHSRQKLLSSLYLFVCQCDKCIAQAEDSDVTSDEDDYDHDMSS
- the LOC130672130 gene encoding uncharacterized protein LOC130672130; amino-acid sequence: MLNIKSHVKRLTNFYANFNHSLKNNVSMQNEFKDMIRKAGGRNVQKATRFALESFISDELAKQVTWSGLHSEIKISACFFVEIISEILLSTLNVTKPDVEHQMKAWFQRGSDRANKNTDPTNGSVKKQKVAK